In Cydia fagiglandana chromosome 3, ilCydFagi1.1, whole genome shotgun sequence, the following are encoded in one genomic region:
- the LOC134679916 gene encoding uncharacterized protein LOC134679916 isoform X3 — MNRLILISAVCMQFGWIFGAPNPEGVGAYAYQDSDGNRYGGTYGLRDDQLNHGNFNPVPFGPDFDDFFPEYFRNFENILQEVFKSNKEYQKKALDSAKKAYDVTSNQAGFMNFDFSRFPFNGGFSNFGMPNFGPQNGQFGGPNSAYASGSAMPGYSHQIAAINPGNPSQPNVDIKNRFADDGTGGNGGYMSVSSTSFATSSNVNGQEQAHRGAETVVNNNGVVHRYKVES, encoded by the exons ATGAACCGTCTTATTCTGATCAGTGCTGTGTGCATGCAGTTTGGCTGGATCTTCG gaGCACCAAACCCCGAAGGCGTCGGCGCTTACGCATATCAAGACTCGGATGGAAATAGGTACGGTGGCACATACGGCCTAAGGGACGACCAACTCAACCACGGGAACTTTAACCCGGTGCCCTTCGGCCCAGACTTTGACGATTTCTTTCCAGAATACTTTAGGAATTTCGAGAACATACTGCAAGA GGTGTTTAAATCGAATAAAGAGTATCAAAAAAAGGCGTTAGACTCTGCTAAAAAGGCCTACGACGTCACGTCGAATCAGGCTGGTTTCATGAACTTCGACTTCTCCAGGTTCCCATTCAACGGAGGGTTCAGTAATTTCGGGATGCCCAACTTTGGACCTCAGAATGGGCAGTTTGGCGGCCCAAACTCGGCGTACGCATCGGGTTCGGCCATGCCGGGGTATTCGCACCAAATAGCTGCCATTAATCCGGGGAATCCG AGCCAGCCGAACGTGGACATCAAGAACCGCTTCGCAGACGACGGTACCGGTGGCAACGGTGGCTACATGAGCGTGTCCAGCACCTCGTTCGCCACGTCGTCCAATGTGAACGGGCAGGAGCAGGCCCACCGCGGGGCCGAGACCGTCGTCAACAACAACGGCGTTGTCCATCGCTACAAGGTGGAGTCCTAA
- the LOC134679916 gene encoding uncharacterized protein LOC134679916 isoform X4 yields MNRLILISAVCMQFGWIFGAPNPEGVGAYAYQDSDGNRYGGTYGLRDDQLNHGNFNPVPFGPDFDDFFPEYFRNFENILQEFPFNGGFSNFGMPNFGPQNGQFGGPNSAYASGSAMPGYSHQIAAINPGNPSQPNVDIKNRFADDGTGGNGGYMSVSSTSFATSSNVNGQEQAHRGAETVVNNNGVVHRYKVES; encoded by the exons ATGAACCGTCTTATTCTGATCAGTGCTGTGTGCATGCAGTTTGGCTGGATCTTCG gaGCACCAAACCCCGAAGGCGTCGGCGCTTACGCATATCAAGACTCGGATGGAAATAGGTACGGTGGCACATACGGCCTAAGGGACGACCAACTCAACCACGGGAACTTTAACCCGGTGCCCTTCGGCCCAGACTTTGACGATTTCTTTCCAGAATACTTTAGGAATTTCGAGAACATACTGCAAGA GTTCCCATTCAACGGAGGGTTCAGTAATTTCGGGATGCCCAACTTTGGACCTCAGAATGGGCAGTTTGGCGGCCCAAACTCGGCGTACGCATCGGGTTCGGCCATGCCGGGGTATTCGCACCAAATAGCTGCCATTAATCCGGGGAATCCG AGCCAGCCGAACGTGGACATCAAGAACCGCTTCGCAGACGACGGTACCGGTGGCAACGGTGGCTACATGAGCGTGTCCAGCACCTCGTTCGCCACGTCGTCCAATGTGAACGGGCAGGAGCAGGCCCACCGCGGGGCCGAGACCGTCGTCAACAACAACGGCGTTGTCCATCGCTACAAGGTGGAGTCCTAA
- the LOC134679916 gene encoding uncharacterized protein LOC134679916 isoform X5, protein MNRLILISAVCMQFGWIFGAPNPEGVGAYAYQDSDGNRVFKSNKEYQKKALDSAKKAYDVTSNQAGFMNFDFSRFPFNGGFSNFGMPNFGPQNGQFGGPNSAYASGSAMPGYSHQIAAINPGNPSQPNVDIKNRFADDGTGGNGGYMSVSSTSFATSSNVNGQEQAHRGAETVVNNNGVVHRYKVES, encoded by the exons ATGAACCGTCTTATTCTGATCAGTGCTGTGTGCATGCAGTTTGGCTGGATCTTCG gaGCACCAAACCCCGAAGGCGTCGGCGCTTACGCATATCAAGACTCGGATGGAAATAG GGTGTTTAAATCGAATAAAGAGTATCAAAAAAAGGCGTTAGACTCTGCTAAAAAGGCCTACGACGTCACGTCGAATCAGGCTGGTTTCATGAACTTCGACTTCTCCAGGTTCCCATTCAACGGAGGGTTCAGTAATTTCGGGATGCCCAACTTTGGACCTCAGAATGGGCAGTTTGGCGGCCCAAACTCGGCGTACGCATCGGGTTCGGCCATGCCGGGGTATTCGCACCAAATAGCTGCCATTAATCCGGGGAATCCG AGCCAGCCGAACGTGGACATCAAGAACCGCTTCGCAGACGACGGTACCGGTGGCAACGGTGGCTACATGAGCGTGTCCAGCACCTCGTTCGCCACGTCGTCCAATGTGAACGGGCAGGAGCAGGCCCACCGCGGGGCCGAGACCGTCGTCAACAACAACGGCGTTGTCCATCGCTACAAGGTGGAGTCCTAA
- the LOC134679916 gene encoding uncharacterized protein LOC134679916 isoform X2, which yields MNRLILISAVCMQFGWIFGAPNPEGVGAYAYQDSDGNRIELTYPITQPLPPLKPLPPLRPLWFHPLSIAPPLPPLHPLIPLQPLRPLPLFHPLQLLAFNPLQLFPPSPESRTIQPLSPLPPLQPLQPLLPLKPLDPLPPLQPLQLSAQDRTLAPLRPLPPLKPLQPLPPLRPLQPLQPLLPLKPLQPLPPLLPLQPLQVSAQYRTLEPLRPLQPLRPLSPLKPLQPLPPLLPLQPLQVSPFHPWNLFPSVQFRTLAPLSPLQPLQPLPPLKPLQPLPPLLPLQPLQVSPFHPWNLFPSVQFRTLAPLSPLQPLQPLPPLKPLQPLPSLLPIQPLSPFHPWNLFPSVQDRTLAPLSLQPLQPLPPLKPLQPLPSLSPLQPLQVSPFHPWNLLLSVNYRILTPLRPLHPLRPLLPLQPLLSLLPLQPLQVSPFHPWNLFPSEQYRTLAPLRPLQPLHPLPPSSTIQLVSSSLLVFPSSPLLPLRPLLPLRPLPLLPLPLLPFHPLQVSPFHPWSIIPQHLPLRTEFPFNGGFSNFGMPNFGPQNGQFGGPNSAYASGSAMPGYSHQIAAINPGNPSQPNVDIKNRFADDGTGGNGGYMSVSSTSFATSSNVNGQEQAHRGAETVVNNNGVVHRYKVES from the exons ATGAACCGTCTTATTCTGATCAGTGCTGTGTGCATGCAGTTTGGCTGGATCTTCG gaGCACCAAACCCCGAAGGCGTCGGCGCTTACGCATATCAAGACTCGGATGGAAATAG GATCGAATTAACATATCCGATAACACAGCCGCTGCCGCCGTTAAAACCACTCCCACCGCTGCGACCGCTGTGGTTCCATCCTCTGAGTATTGCCCCACCACTTCCTCCTTTACACCCACTGATACCCCTACAACCGCTGAGGCCTCTACCACTGTTTCATCCGTTGCAATTATTAGCGTTCAATCCTTTGCAATTATTTCCACCCTCCCCAGAATCTAGAACAATACAACCACTCTCACCTCTTCCGCCCCTACAACCTCTGCAACCTTTACTACCGCTGAAACCTCTAGATCCACTTCCACCACTCCAACCGCTGCAACTTTCAGCACAGGACAGAACATTAGCGCCACTGAGGCCTCTACCACCGCTGAAACCACTACAACCCCTACCACCACTGAGGCCTCTACAACCCTTGCAACCTCTACTACCGCTGAAACCACTACAACCACTACCACCACTGTTACCGTTACAACCGCTGCAAGTTTCAGCACAGTACAGAACATTAGAACCACTGAGGCCTCTACAACCCTTGCGACCTCTATCACCACTAAAACCACTACAACCACTACCACCACTGTTACCGTTACAACCGCTACAAGTTTCACCGTTCCATCCTTGGAATTTATTTCCTTCAGTTCAGTTTAGAACATTAGCGCCACTGAGCCCTCTACAACCCTTGCAACCTCTACCACCGCTAAAACCACTACAACCACTACCACCACTGTTACCGTTACAACCGCTGCAAGTTTCACCGTTCCATCCTTGGAATTTATTTCCTTCAGTTCAGTTTAGAACATTAGCGCCCCTGAGCCCTCTACAACCCTTGCAACCTCTACCACCGCTGAAACCACTACAACCCCTACCATCACTGTTACCGATACAACCACTTTCACCATTCCATCCTTGGAATTTATTTCCTTCAGTACAGGATAGAACATTAGCGCCACTGTCTCTACAACCCTTGCAACCTCTACCACCGCTGAAACCACTGCAACCCCTACCATCACTGTCACCGTTACAACCGCTACAAGTTTCACCGTTCCATCCTTGGAACTTATTACTTTCAGTTAATTATAGAATATTAACGCCCCTGAGGCCTTTACATCCTTTGCGACCTCTACTACCGCTGCAACCCCTACTATCACTGCTACCGTTACAACCGCTGCAAGTTTCACCGTTTCATCCTTGGAATTTATTTCCATCGGAACAGTACAGAACATTAGCACCACTGAGGCCTCTACAACCCTTGCATCCGCTACCACCGTCGAGTACCATACAACTAGTATCATCATCACTGTTAGTATTTCCATCAAGTCCCTTACTACCGCTAAGACCCCTTCTCCCACTAAGACCCCTACCCCTACTACCACTCCCTTTGTTACCTTTTCACCCGCTGCAAGTGTCACCGTTCCATCCGTGGAGTATAATCCCACAGCATCTGCCGTTAAGGACAGA GTTCCCATTCAACGGAGGGTTCAGTAATTTCGGGATGCCCAACTTTGGACCTCAGAATGGGCAGTTTGGCGGCCCAAACTCGGCGTACGCATCGGGTTCGGCCATGCCGGGGTATTCGCACCAAATAGCTGCCATTAATCCGGGGAATCCG AGCCAGCCGAACGTGGACATCAAGAACCGCTTCGCAGACGACGGTACCGGTGGCAACGGTGGCTACATGAGCGTGTCCAGCACCTCGTTCGCCACGTCGTCCAATGTGAACGGGCAGGAGCAGGCCCACCGCGGGGCCGAGACCGTCGTCAACAACAACGGCGTTGTCCATCGCTACAAGGTGGAGTCCTAA
- the LOC134679916 gene encoding serine/threonine-protein kinase WNK2-like isoform X1, translating into MNRLILISAVCMQFGWIFGAPNPEGVGAYAYQDSDGNRIELTYPITQPLPPLKPLPPLRPLWFHPLSIAPPLPPLHPLIPLQPLRPLPLFHPLQLLAFNPLQLFPPSPESRTIQPLSPLPPLQPLQPLLPLKPLDPLPPLQPLQLSAQDRTLAPLRPLPPLKPLQPLPPLRPLQPLQPLLPLKPLQPLPPLLPLQPLQVSAQYRTLEPLRPLQPLRPLSPLKPLQPLPPLLPLQPLQVSPFHPWNLFPSVQFRTLAPLSPLQPLQPLPPLKPLQPLPPLLPLQPLQVSPFHPWNLFPSVQFRTLAPLSPLQPLQPLPPLKPLQPLPSLLPIQPLSPFHPWNLFPSVQDRTLAPLSLQPLQPLPPLKPLQPLPSLSPLQPLQVSPFHPWNLLLSVNYRILTPLRPLHPLRPLLPLQPLLSLLPLQPLQVSPFHPWNLFPSEQYRTLAPLRPLQPLHPLPPSSTIQLVSSSLLVFPSSPLLPLRPLLPLRPLPLLPLPLLPFHPLQVSPFHPWSIIPQHLPLRTEVFKSNKEYQKKALDSAKKAYDVTSNQAGFMNFDFSRFPFNGGFSNFGMPNFGPQNGQFGGPNSAYASGSAMPGYSHQIAAINPGNPSQPNVDIKNRFADDGTGGNGGYMSVSSTSFATSSNVNGQEQAHRGAETVVNNNGVVHRYKVES; encoded by the exons ATGAACCGTCTTATTCTGATCAGTGCTGTGTGCATGCAGTTTGGCTGGATCTTCG gaGCACCAAACCCCGAAGGCGTCGGCGCTTACGCATATCAAGACTCGGATGGAAATAG GATCGAATTAACATATCCGATAACACAGCCGCTGCCGCCGTTAAAACCACTCCCACCGCTGCGACCGCTGTGGTTCCATCCTCTGAGTATTGCCCCACCACTTCCTCCTTTACACCCACTGATACCCCTACAACCGCTGAGGCCTCTACCACTGTTTCATCCGTTGCAATTATTAGCGTTCAATCCTTTGCAATTATTTCCACCCTCCCCAGAATCTAGAACAATACAACCACTCTCACCTCTTCCGCCCCTACAACCTCTGCAACCTTTACTACCGCTGAAACCTCTAGATCCACTTCCACCACTCCAACCGCTGCAACTTTCAGCACAGGACAGAACATTAGCGCCACTGAGGCCTCTACCACCGCTGAAACCACTACAACCCCTACCACCACTGAGGCCTCTACAACCCTTGCAACCTCTACTACCGCTGAAACCACTACAACCACTACCACCACTGTTACCGTTACAACCGCTGCAAGTTTCAGCACAGTACAGAACATTAGAACCACTGAGGCCTCTACAACCCTTGCGACCTCTATCACCACTAAAACCACTACAACCACTACCACCACTGTTACCGTTACAACCGCTACAAGTTTCACCGTTCCATCCTTGGAATTTATTTCCTTCAGTTCAGTTTAGAACATTAGCGCCACTGAGCCCTCTACAACCCTTGCAACCTCTACCACCGCTAAAACCACTACAACCACTACCACCACTGTTACCGTTACAACCGCTGCAAGTTTCACCGTTCCATCCTTGGAATTTATTTCCTTCAGTTCAGTTTAGAACATTAGCGCCCCTGAGCCCTCTACAACCCTTGCAACCTCTACCACCGCTGAAACCACTACAACCCCTACCATCACTGTTACCGATACAACCACTTTCACCATTCCATCCTTGGAATTTATTTCCTTCAGTACAGGATAGAACATTAGCGCCACTGTCTCTACAACCCTTGCAACCTCTACCACCGCTGAAACCACTGCAACCCCTACCATCACTGTCACCGTTACAACCGCTACAAGTTTCACCGTTCCATCCTTGGAACTTATTACTTTCAGTTAATTATAGAATATTAACGCCCCTGAGGCCTTTACATCCTTTGCGACCTCTACTACCGCTGCAACCCCTACTATCACTGCTACCGTTACAACCGCTGCAAGTTTCACCGTTTCATCCTTGGAATTTATTTCCATCGGAACAGTACAGAACATTAGCACCACTGAGGCCTCTACAACCCTTGCATCCGCTACCACCGTCGAGTACCATACAACTAGTATCATCATCACTGTTAGTATTTCCATCAAGTCCCTTACTACCGCTAAGACCCCTTCTCCCACTAAGACCCCTACCCCTACTACCACTCCCTTTGTTACCTTTTCACCCGCTGCAAGTGTCACCGTTCCATCCGTGGAGTATAATCCCACAGCATCTGCCGTTAAGGACAGA GGTGTTTAAATCGAATAAAGAGTATCAAAAAAAGGCGTTAGACTCTGCTAAAAAGGCCTACGACGTCACGTCGAATCAGGCTGGTTTCATGAACTTCGACTTCTCCAGGTTCCCATTCAACGGAGGGTTCAGTAATTTCGGGATGCCCAACTTTGGACCTCAGAATGGGCAGTTTGGCGGCCCAAACTCGGCGTACGCATCGGGTTCGGCCATGCCGGGGTATTCGCACCAAATAGCTGCCATTAATCCGGGGAATCCG AGCCAGCCGAACGTGGACATCAAGAACCGCTTCGCAGACGACGGTACCGGTGGCAACGGTGGCTACATGAGCGTGTCCAGCACCTCGTTCGCCACGTCGTCCAATGTGAACGGGCAGGAGCAGGCCCACCGCGGGGCCGAGACCGTCGTCAACAACAACGGCGTTGTCCATCGCTACAAGGTGGAGTCCTAA
- the LOC134679920 gene encoding uncharacterized protein LOC134679920, producing the protein MAALFCFTIWMLVSSSQSISSKLDFDETGESSSSVMTNTSQLNDEDVEVKHTIVVSTKLKNNNRRGLHSSKDGDSGVLTYNIGRTANTQEDSSEVPIVLGLKSVETTRLRTPDSRFKNRVYPDSVFINKNIRDDYDHYPNPATNPMSWKPSNLFTNINWRNPDSENQVYNPRANPGTVKFHRKITDDGMKEFYCRKCQEFSRGLNPAQSLKGCAQGRNTWIYEATTPKIKIDGKLAKLN; encoded by the exons ATGGCTGCTCTGTTCTGCTTCACCATTTGGA TGTTAGTATCATCTAGTCAAAGTATTTCATCAAAATTGGACTTTGATGAGACTGGTGAATCATCTTCCTCCGTAATGACGAACACAAGCCAACTCAACGATGAGGATGTAGAAGTGAAACACACTATAGTTGTATCCACCAAACTCAAGAATAATAATAGGAGAGGCTTACATTCTTCAAAAGATG GGGACTCAGGAGTGTTAACATACAATATTGGTCGCACAGCAAACACACAAGAAGATAGCAGTGAAGTGCCCATCGTCTTAGGCCTAAAATCTGTTGAAACCACGCGTTTAAGAACACCCGACTCTCGTTTCAAGAACCGAGTTTACCCTGACTCCGtattcataaataaaaacatcCGGGATGACTACGATCATTATCCCAACCCTGCAACAAATCCAATGTCATGGAAACCTTCTAATTTATTCACTAATATAAATTGGAGGAATCCAGACAGTGAAAACCAAGTTTATAATCCGCGAGCTAATCCAGGAACAGTGAAATTTCACAGGAAAATTACTGATGATGGTATGAAGGAATTTTACTGtagaaaatgtcaggaatttagCAGAGGACTCAACCCTGCACAAAGTTTGAAAGGCTGTGCTCAGGGCAGAAATACGTGGATTTATGAAGCGACTACGCCGAAGATAAAAATTGACGGGAAATTGGCCAAATTAAACTAA